Proteins from one Desmodus rotundus isolate HL8 chromosome 9, HLdesRot8A.1, whole genome shotgun sequence genomic window:
- the LOC112305061 gene encoding olfactory receptor 7A17 — protein sequence MDPKNLTRVSEFHLLGLSDKPELQPILFGLFLSMYLITVLGNLLIILAVSSDFHLHTPMYFFLSNLSLVDIGFTSTTIPKMLLNIHTQSKVITYAGCITQMCFFILFAGLDDFLLTVMAYDRFVAICHPLHYTVIMNPRLCGLLVLVSFIMSALVSLLQCLMVLGLSFCTDLEIPHFFCELNQMTQLACSDNFLNNIVLNLVTVLLAGGPLGGILYSYSKILSSIWAIPSAQGKYKAFSTCASHISVVLLFYGTILGAYLSPASTHSSKSSATASVMYTVVTPMLNPFIYSLRNRDIKGALRRLSGWQVNKG from the coding sequence ATGGATCCAAAGAACCTTACTAGAGTGTCAGAATTTCATCTCCTGGGCCTATCAGACAAACCAGAACTGCAGCCCATCCTATTTGGGCTCTTCCTCTccatgtacctgatcactgtgttgggaaacctgctcattatcctggctgtcagctcagacttccacctccacacacccatgtacttcttcctctccaacctgtcccTGGTAGACATTGgcttcacctccaccaccatcccaaagatgctgctgaacatccacACACAGAGCAAAGTCATCACCTATGCAGGCTGCATCACACAGATGTGTTTTTTCATATTGTTTGCAGGCTTGGATGACTTTCTCCTgactgtgatggcctatgacaGGTTTGTGGCCATCTGCCACCCCCTGCACTACACAGTCATCATGAACCCCCGACTCTGTGGACTGCTGGTTCTGGTGTCCTTTATCATGAGTGCCCTGGTTTCCTTGTTACAGTGCTTGATGGTGTTGGGGCTGTCCTTCTGCACAGACTTGgaaatcccccactttttctgtgaactcaatCAGATGACCCAACTTGCCTGTTCTGACAATTTCCTTAATAACATAGTGCTTAATTTGGTAACTGTGCTACTGGCTGGTGGTCCCCTGGGCGGGATCCTTTACTCTTACTCTAAGATACTGTCCTCCATATGGGCAATCCCATCAGCTCAGGggaagtataaagcattttccacctgtgcctCTCACATCTCAGTTGTCCTCTTATTTTATGGTACAATCCTAGGAGCGTATCTCAGCCCTGCTAGTACTCACAGCTCAAAGTCAAGTGCAACagcctcagtgatgtacactgtggtcacacccatgctgaaccccttcatctacagtctcaggaacaGAGATATAAAGGGGGCTCTGAGAAGATTGTCTGGATGGCAAGTAAACAAGGGATAA